From the genome of Mycoplasma anserisalpingitidis, one region includes:
- a CDS encoding PTS transporter subunit EIIC produces MSSTITSRGSFAANLMKKLSRIGGVLLFPIAVLPIAAILIRIGTDIPGTTAFSAFVAKWITGAGNAVFKNMPMVFAIGVAFGFTKENRGEAAFAGFIGMFVLYNVLGATIDLFYGSINFGAANGGTGFRSIFEGKFDDAMVQNVLNGIIVGSLVSWIYNRANGVALPKVLGFFSGKRLVPALAIIVVSLFVFVWAIIFPWIGYLIYIISVALQKAASQDSNLAKAGIMGVYGFINRLLIPFGLHHIPNNLFWFQLGEWPSAADPDISVKGDISIFLSGVAKNNPGGIFQAGFFPTMMFGLPALVLAFAVTAENKAQKAKVFALYGSAALVSFLSGITEPIEYAFMYVSPLIYLVHAVLTGIFAFITGAFGIQLGFGFSAGFMDYLLSFNKSLAIIRESGFEGAKAVLAHPLWIFPIGAVCAATYFFGGVLLIKKLNLSTPGRGNGVILEETEKEKEESFGELSLRAKKIVKAYGGWENISEYNNCSTRLRYVVKDSSKVDLEALKKSGVMGVAKISDTSIQTIIGVEAESLNNEIVSHKGESLD; encoded by the coding sequence ATGTCCAGTACAATTACCTCTCGTGGATCTTTTGCTGCAAATTTAATGAAAAAATTAAGTAGAATCGGTGGAGTATTACTATTCCCTATTGCGGTTTTACCTATCGCAGCTATTTTAATTAGAATCGGTACTGATATTCCTGGAACAACAGCTTTCTCAGCTTTTGTTGCAAAATGAATAACAGGGGCCGGAAATGCTGTTTTTAAAAATATGCCAATGGTCTTTGCAATAGGTGTAGCTTTTGGATTTACAAAAGAAAATCGTGGTGAAGCCGCCTTTGCTGGATTTATAGGTATGTTTGTTCTTTATAATGTATTAGGAGCAACAATCGATTTATTTTATGGGTCAATTAATTTTGGTGCTGCTAATGGTGGTACTGGGTTCAGATCAATTTTTGAAGGAAAATTCGATGATGCTATGGTACAAAACGTTCTTAACGGTATTATTGTAGGTTCACTTGTTTCGTGAATTTACAATAGAGCTAATGGTGTTGCTTTACCAAAAGTTCTTGGATTTTTCAGTGGAAAAAGACTTGTTCCTGCATTAGCAATTATTGTAGTTTCATTATTTGTTTTTGTATGAGCAATAATCTTCCCTTGAATTGGATATTTAATCTACATTATTTCAGTTGCTTTACAAAAAGCAGCAAGTCAAGACAGTAACCTTGCTAAAGCAGGAATTATGGGTGTATATGGATTTATTAACCGTTTATTAATTCCATTTGGATTACACCACATTCCTAACAACTTGTTCTGATTCCAATTAGGAGAATGACCAAGTGCCGCTGATCCTGATATATCAGTTAAGGGTGATATCTCCATTTTCTTAAGTGGTGTTGCTAAAAATAACCCAGGTGGAATCTTCCAAGCCGGATTCTTCCCAACAATGATGTTTGGATTACCTGCATTAGTATTGGCTTTTGCTGTAACTGCAGAAAACAAAGCTCAAAAAGCTAAAGTGTTTGCTCTTTATGGATCGGCTGCCTTAGTTTCATTCCTTAGTGGAATTACTGAACCAATTGAATATGCATTTATGTATGTTTCTCCTCTTATTTACTTAGTACATGCTGTTCTAACTGGTATATTTGCATTTATTACAGGAGCATTCGGTATTCAACTTGGATTTGGATTCTCAGCTGGATTCATGGACTACTTATTAAGCTTTAATAAATCATTGGCAATTATTAGAGAAAGTGGATTCGAAGGAGCTAAAGCAGTTCTTGCACATCCATTATGAATCTTCCCAATCGGTGCAGTTTGTGCTGCGACATACTTCTTCGGTGGAGTGTTATTAATTAAAAAATTAAATCTTTCTACACCAGGTAGAGGTAACGGTGTTATTCTTGAAGAAACCGAAAAAGAAAAAGAAGAAAGTTTTGGTGAATTATCTTTAAGAGCTAAAAAAATTGTTAAAGCTTATGGTGGTTGAGAAAACATCTCTGAATACAACAACTGTTCAACAAGATTAAGATATGTTGTTAAAGATAGCTCTAAAGTTGATTTAGAAGCTCTTAAAAAATCTGGTGTTATGGGTGTAGCTAAAATTAGCGATACATCAATTCAAACAATTATCGGTGTTGAAGCTGAATCATTAAACAATGAAATTGTTTCACACAAAGGTGAATCACTAGATTAA
- a CDS encoding N-acetylmuramic acid 6-phosphate etherase: MHNLDKKTTNELLELYWLNQKDIIEKLMNKNTILEKIITFSVNSIKEKGRVIYIGAGTSGRIGMLDALDVLPTFGEKNWFTYQMAGSDEAILKSLEGYEDDYELGRNDAINLNINKSDLLIGLSVSGNTKYVDGFFSVGTEVSAKKVLITANKNGLISKSSDLIFEFESNPEFIQGSTRLKAGTIQKILLNAISTITAIRLNKVYDDLMIDLTPINEKLVNRSIEIVKQITNCDFNTAKEIYLDVKNVKLACIMIAKKVDKIKANQLLIKCNNNLREALEC; this comes from the coding sequence ATGCATAATTTAGATAAAAAAACTACAAATGAGTTATTAGAATTATACTGACTGAATCAAAAAGATATCATAGAAAAGTTAATGAATAAAAATACAATTCTTGAAAAAATTATTACTTTTTCTGTTAATTCAATAAAAGAAAAAGGTAGAGTTATTTATATTGGTGCAGGAACTAGTGGTCGTATCGGAATGTTAGATGCACTAGATGTTTTACCAACTTTTGGAGAAAAAAATTGATTCACTTATCAAATGGCAGGTTCAGATGAAGCAATTTTAAAATCTCTAGAAGGCTACGAAGATGATTATGAATTAGGTAGAAATGATGCTATAAATTTAAATATAAATAAGAGTGATCTATTAATTGGTTTGAGTGTTTCAGGTAACACTAAATATGTTGATGGATTTTTTAGTGTTGGAACAGAAGTATCAGCTAAAAAAGTTTTAATCACTGCGAATAAAAATGGATTAATATCAAAAAGCAGTGATTTAATTTTTGAATTTGAATCAAATCCAGAATTTATTCAAGGTTCAACTCGTTTAAAAGCTGGAACAATTCAAAAAATATTATTAAACGCTATTAGCACAATAACCGCAATAAGATTAAATAAAGTTTATGATGATTTAATGATTGACTTAACACCAATTAATGAGAAATTAGTTAACAGAAGCATCGAAATTGTAAAACAAATAACTAATTGTGATTTTAATACAGCAAAAGAAATTTATTTAGATGTAAAGAATGTAAAATTAGCATGTATAATGATTGCTAAAAAAGTTGATAAAATAAAAGCGAATCAATTATTAATAAAATGTAATAATAATTTAAGAGAGGCTTTAGAATGTTAA
- the nagA gene encoding N-acetylglucosamine-6-phosphate deacetylase, giving the protein MLIKNVKIVNHDKTINNADILVEKGRIKEIIEKKGTAKYLAVPGFIDTHIHGFFNEDVMNGSQSCEIISRELAKNGVTSFMPTAMTNDWEVILKSLSEIAKTEKWVSKSLGIHIEGPFIGESKKGAHRKEWLKVATNELIDQMYYASETQLKKISFDPLNVPLEVMKHMIELGIIPSIGHSSADFQKSQLYFSNGCNSVCHLWNAMSGVDSRNPGMVQASLYNEKPYVELICDLKHIAAETLLFTIKNKGVDKIICISDAIKPAYYKDGDNISGGIPVTKNGLLITLKGTNTIAGSGISIHDAFKNLISLGVSLQDVVKMTSYNSAIYLKRNDIGRIEEKKMADIVIMDKNTYDIQEVYISGKKVGEEI; this is encoded by the coding sequence ATGTTAATTAAAAATGTAAAAATCGTCAATCACGATAAAACTATAAATAATGCTGATATTTTAGTTGAAAAAGGAAGAATTAAAGAAATTATTGAAAAGAAAGGTACTGCAAAATACTTAGCTGTACCTGGATTTATTGACACTCATATTCATGGTTTTTTTAATGAAGATGTTATGAATGGTAGTCAATCTTGTGAAATTATTTCAAGAGAATTAGCTAAAAATGGTGTTACTTCATTTATGCCAACCGCTATGACCAATGACTGAGAAGTAATTTTGAAATCTCTTAGTGAGATTGCTAAAACTGAAAAATGAGTTTCAAAATCTCTTGGAATACATATTGAAGGTCCTTTTATTGGTGAATCTAAAAAGGGTGCTCATAGAAAAGAATGATTAAAAGTAGCAACAAATGAATTAATTGATCAAATGTATTATGCCAGTGAGACACAACTTAAGAAAATTTCATTCGACCCATTAAATGTTCCACTTGAAGTTATGAAACATATGATTGAATTAGGTATCATTCCTTCAATCGGACACTCATCAGCTGATTTTCAAAAATCACAATTATATTTTAGTAATGGATGTAATTCAGTTTGTCATTTATGAAATGCAATGAGCGGGGTAGATTCTAGAAATCCAGGGATGGTTCAAGCTTCATTATATAATGAAAAACCTTATGTAGAACTAATATGTGATTTAAAACACATTGCAGCCGAAACACTTTTATTTACAATTAAAAATAAGGGTGTAGATAAAATAATTTGTATTAGTGATGCTATTAAACCTGCTTATTATAAAGATGGTGATAACATTTCAGGTGGTATTCCTGTAACTAAAAATGGACTTTTAATTACTTTAAAAGGTACAAATACAATAGCAGGAAGTGGAATTTCTATTCATGATGCATTTAAAAATTTAATATCTTTAGGCGTTTCACTACAAGATGTAGTTAAAATGACTTCATATAACTCAGCAATTTATTTAAAAAGAAATGATATAGGTAGAATAGAAGAGAAAAAAATGGCTGATATTGTAATTATGGACAAAAATACTTATGACATTCAAGAAGTTTACATTTCAGGTAAAAAAGTTGGAGAGGAAATTTAA
- the nagB gene encoding glucosamine-6-phosphate deaminase, with amino-acid sequence MKTIICKDYEEVSKVAADFFEKQIKEKSDSKICFATGSSPIKTYQNLINKVKENRISFKDVTTFNLDEYVGIPYENKCSYHYFMDDNLFNHIDLKRENINFPEGLGNLVENAKKYENKIRELGGIDFMILGIGTNAHIAFNEPGSKKDERTREVKLTQSTINSNKIYFDNPNDIPKTAVSMGIGTILEAKKIILIASGKSKADAIYKTLNSPISEEVPSSFLREHKDVTLIIDEDAASLL; translated from the coding sequence ATGAAAACAATTATTTGTAAAGATTATGAAGAAGTATCAAAAGTAGCAGCAGATTTCTTTGAAAAGCAAATTAAAGAAAAATCAGATTCAAAAATTTGTTTTGCTACAGGTAGTTCACCAATCAAAACATACCAAAATTTAATTAATAAAGTTAAAGAAAATAGAATCAGTTTTAAAGATGTTACAACTTTTAATTTAGATGAATATGTTGGAATTCCTTATGAAAATAAATGTTCATATCATTATTTCATGGATGATAATTTATTTAACCACATTGATTTAAAAAGAGAAAACATTAATTTTCCTGAAGGATTAGGAAACTTAGTGGAAAATGCCAAGAAATATGAAAACAAAATTAGGGAACTTGGTGGAATAGATTTTATGATTCTAGGTATCGGAACTAATGCACATATTGCATTTAATGAACCAGGAAGCAAAAAGGACGAAAGAACTAGAGAAGTTAAGTTGACTCAAAGTACAATTAACTCAAACAAAATTTACTTTGATAATCCTAATGACATCCCCAAAACAGCAGTTTCTATGGGAATTGGAACAATTCTTGAAGCAAAAAAAATTATTTTGATTGCTTCAGGTAAATCTAAAGCTGATGCAATTTACAAAACACTTAATTCACCAATTTCTGAAGAAGTTCCATCAAGTTTTTTAAGAGAACATAAAGATGTAACATTAATCATTGATGAAGATGCTGCAAGTTTATTATAA
- the smpB gene encoding SsrA-binding protein: MKILSNNKRDLRNYEIIDKYECGISLQGWEVKSARATHISLTNSYCSIYKDEIYLKDAYFGKYMDVKCDEYQDRKLLMHKREIIKLKFENEAKQLTIIPTKIYFNNQSKIKVEIALVKGLKKYDKRDKIAKEETEKRLRKILQNY, translated from the coding sequence ATGAAAATTCTAAGTAATAATAAAAGAGATCTTCGCAATTATGAAATAATCGATAAATATGAGTGCGGAATTTCACTTCAAGGTTGAGAAGTAAAAAGTGCAAGAGCAACTCATATTTCTCTGACAAATTCTTATTGTTCAATTTACAAAGATGAAATTTATCTTAAAGATGCATATTTTGGTAAATATATGGATGTTAAATGTGATGAATATCAAGATCGTAAACTTTTAATGCACAAACGTGAAATTATTAAGTTAAAATTCGAAAATGAAGCTAAACAATTGACGATAATTCCAACAAAAATTTATTTTAACAACCAATCTAAAATTAAAGTTGAAATAGCTTTAGTAAAAGGGTTAAAAAAATATGATAAAAGAGATAAAATTGCTAAGGAAGAAACAGAAAAAAGACTTAGAAAAATCTTACAAAATTACTAA
- a CDS encoding MATE family efflux transporter, whose translation MNFFNSKKVEKNSGKVDKQARAKLLFENTPVKKAIFIVAIPGLATSLMLGLAAFINQIFILNFVPSTIFLLDTTANGAAQSGILYNFLPENFVRLNREQFDQIFHSYNDFTVLSEKINEMTSNQVGAIAVNTISPFTIFSNSIVYLIPVGTSVYYTKCVSKGLEKTGKDLWSTAFYATVICSILATLVMYITIWAGLVDQIASRTKFDVNSLQLLDSNSELLTKFNEWGISNYKPSQILQQYYESSREVSIYWSKIYIYIYCGGTIIQGLYLLLSYLIRAEGKNVYVMFWAIVANVCDVILNILLIKVAKMGMLGAAISTILAWVINLTAYVFYIYKNNLKQKTWLSITHLIHFKFRYKFLAPIGLLGFSGFIRSVGVAVGSLVITLLLTNLPYSNGASNVYLWAKASPIITLFFLALFGIADGSRSLLSYAYTKRDIKRVKQIYWYTLILSFSYAVLVYTLVACLAPYFLYLLRVEENVINEACLYLRINMLRLALYSFATGAMLLFQGTNNIKNSIIATAMEGFLTFFIVMGIGVGFGFLLSSYGVDDFHAALVISISYAVNSLVAGLINFAISTYHVNKKIPKIDQIKLSWSIWKTIHSKSLALVKLMLFHLSFKLISIILFNINLDSLLHE comes from the coding sequence ATGAATTTTTTTAATTCAAAAAAAGTAGAAAAAAATTCTGGAAAAGTCGATAAACAAGCTCGTGCAAAATTACTTTTTGAGAACACTCCGGTCAAAAAAGCTATCTTTATAGTTGCAATACCTGGTTTAGCTACCTCATTAATGTTAGGTTTAGCTGCATTTATAAATCAAATTTTCATCCTCAATTTTGTACCAAGCACAATTTTTCTTTTAGATACAACTGCTAATGGTGCTGCTCAAAGTGGTATTTTATACAATTTTTTACCAGAGAACTTTGTAAGGCTAAACAGAGAACAGTTTGATCAGATTTTTCACTCTTATAACGATTTTACTGTGCTCAGTGAGAAAATTAATGAAATGACATCTAATCAAGTAGGTGCAATAGCAGTAAATACTATCTCACCTTTTACTATTTTTAGTAACTCAATTGTTTACTTAATTCCGGTTGGGACTAGTGTTTATTACACTAAATGTGTTTCTAAAGGGCTAGAAAAAACTGGTAAAGATTTATGAAGTACTGCTTTTTATGCAACTGTAATTTGCTCGATTCTTGCAACTTTAGTAATGTACATTACAATTTGAGCTGGTTTAGTTGACCAAATTGCATCACGCACTAAATTCGATGTAAACTCACTTCAATTACTTGACAGTAATTCTGAATTACTAACAAAATTTAATGAATGAGGGATTTCAAATTATAAACCAAGTCAAATTCTTCAACAATACTATGAATCTTCAAGAGAAGTAAGTATATATTGATCAAAAATTTATATTTACATCTACTGTGGCGGAACTATAATCCAAGGTTTATATTTATTACTTAGCTACCTAATTCGTGCTGAAGGAAAAAATGTTTATGTAATGTTTTGAGCTATCGTAGCTAATGTTTGCGATGTTATACTAAACATTTTATTAATTAAAGTTGCCAAAATGGGTATGCTTGGAGCAGCAATTTCGACAATTTTAGCTTGAGTTATTAATTTAACAGCTTATGTGTTCTATATTTACAAAAATAATTTAAAACAAAAAACATGATTAAGTATCACACACTTGATACACTTTAAATTTAGATACAAATTTTTAGCACCAATTGGTCTATTAGGTTTCAGTGGATTTATTCGTTCAGTTGGTGTTGCGGTCGGTTCATTAGTTATAACCCTATTATTAACTAATTTACCTTATAGCAATGGAGCTTCTAATGTTTATTTATGAGCTAAAGCTTCTCCAATCATCACATTATTCTTCTTAGCATTGTTTGGAATTGCTGATGGATCAAGAAGTTTATTAAGTTATGCTTATACTAAGAGAGATATTAAAAGAGTTAAACAAATTTATTGATATACTTTAATACTTTCATTTAGTTATGCTGTTTTAGTATATACTCTTGTTGCTTGTTTAGCACCATATTTCTTATATTTATTACGTGTTGAAGAAAATGTTATTAATGAGGCATGTCTTTACTTAAGAATAAATATGCTTAGATTAGCACTTTATTCATTCGCAACCGGAGCTATGTTATTATTCCAAGGAACAAATAATATTAAAAATTCAATTATTGCTACAGCAATGGAGGGATTCTTAACATTCTTTATTGTTATGGGAATTGGAGTAGGTTTTGGATTTTTATTAAGTAGTTATGGAGTTGATGATTTCCATGCTGCATTAGTAATTTCAATCAGTTATGCAGTTAATAGTTTAGTCGCCGGTCTAATAAATTTTGCTATAAGCACATATCATGTTAACAAAAAGATACCTAAAATTGATCAAATTAAACTTAGCTGAAGTATATGAAAAACAATTCATTCAAAAAGCTTAGCATTAGTTAAACTAATGCTTTTTCATTTATCTTTTAAACTCATTAGCATAATATTATTCAATATTAATTTAGATAGCTTGCTCCATGAATAA
- a CDS encoding ZIP family metal transporter, with translation MSEKIEYLSNLIGSLETKILLVFIFLFILLLIPIFISLLLPFFFKQLNSKTKTYLYSFVTGFFIVMSLFGFMREALEISSVNSQRDWGTNYVYISNILIIAGGSLIGILVSFFIKYIVSYKVNKKLLASKQMSAFVHVHDHDKSNVHSHTHPDIIFNKHDSVELTKNINKKSESKLKFVALLLLLTHRIPEGIILGNSISLIVEGGSNDITIAFIISLILHLIPEEIIFFYRLREAGYSKWKAVLISVSGLLLFLPFMLIGSIIGKYILQNWVIYALMQSLIGGIFLFTSLVEFFPEFYHSNFDKKSWVKVLVFLFAGIIISIFILSFHMHGNSPV, from the coding sequence ATGTCTGAAAAAATTGAATATCTTAGTAATTTAATTGGTTCTTTAGAAACAAAAATACTTTTAGTATTTATTTTTCTATTTATTCTTTTATTAATACCAATTTTTATATCTCTATTACTTCCTTTTTTCTTTAAACAATTAAATAGTAAAACCAAAACATATTTATATTCTTTTGTTACTGGTTTTTTCATTGTTATGTCTCTTTTTGGTTTTATGAGAGAAGCTTTAGAAATTTCTTCAGTGAATTCTCAAAGAGATTGAGGAACAAATTATGTTTATATAAGTAATATTTTAATTATTGCAGGCGGTTCATTAATAGGAATTTTGGTAAGTTTCTTTATAAAATATATTGTTTCATATAAAGTTAACAAAAAACTACTTGCATCTAAACAAATGAGTGCATTTGTCCATGTTCATGATCATGATAAATCAAATGTTCATTCACATACACACCCAGATATTATTTTTAATAAGCATGATTCTGTTGAATTAACGAAAAATATAAATAAAAAATCTGAATCTAAATTAAAGTTTGTAGCTCTTTTATTACTTTTGACTCATAGAATTCCAGAAGGTATTATTTTAGGAAATAGTATAAGTTTAATTGTTGAAGGTGGTTCGAACGATATTACTATTGCATTTATTATTTCTTTAATACTTCATTTAATTCCTGAAGAAATAATTTTCTTCTACAGACTTAGAGAAGCAGGTTATAGCAAATGAAAAGCTGTTTTAATTTCAGTTTCTGGTTTATTGTTATTTTTACCGTTTATGTTGATAGGTTCGATTATTGGTAAATATATTTTACAAAATTGAGTAATTTATGCCTTAATGCAATCACTCATTGGTGGAATTTTCTTATTTACTTCACTTGTTGAATTCTTCCCAGAATTTTATCATTCAAATTTTGATAAAAAAAGTTGAGTAAAAGTTCTTGTATTCTTATTTGCTGGAATAATAATAAGTATATTTATTCTTTCATTCCATATGCATGGAAATTCACCGGTTTAA
- a CDS encoding YebC/PmpR family DNA-binding transcriptional regulator — MAGHSHSANIAHRKGAQDAARGKIFQKLSKEIYVAASGAGGADPETNPALKLAISKAKAKNMPKDNIERAIQKAKGDKNSSSYIETLFNATVGGGVTFIVNTLSDNINRVTSNIQAYFKKQNASLGKTGQIPYPFEKKGIIQIDDSLVSEDILLLNALESGADDVKHIVEENIFEVTSAPENFNDLRKAIENDLGITEFKMCEITYIPSLFVELDDEKKEKLLNFANDLQEDDDVQDVYHNIEI; from the coding sequence ATGGCAGGACATTCACACTCAGCAAATATTGCTCACAGAAAAGGTGCACAAGATGCAGCTAGAGGAAAAATTTTCCAAAAACTTTCAAAAGAAATTTATGTAGCAGCTTCTGGAGCTGGTGGAGCTGACCCTGAGACTAATCCAGCATTAAAATTAGCTATTTCAAAGGCTAAAGCAAAAAACATGCCAAAGGATAATATTGAAAGAGCTATCCAAAAAGCTAAAGGTGACAAAAATTCAAGTTCATATATTGAAACATTATTCAATGCTACTGTGGGAGGTGGAGTTACTTTTATTGTAAATACTTTAAGCGACAACATTAACCGTGTAACATCAAATATTCAAGCTTATTTCAAAAAACAAAATGCTTCATTAGGTAAAACAGGTCAAATCCCTTATCCATTTGAGAAAAAAGGTATTATCCAAATTGATGATTCTTTAGTGTCTGAAGATATTTTATTATTAAATGCTTTAGAATCAGGGGCAGATGATGTTAAACACATTGTTGAAGAAAATATCTTTGAAGTAACTTCAGCACCTGAAAATTTCAATGACTTAAGAAAAGCTATTGAAAATGATTTAGGTATTACTGAATTTAAAATGTGTGAAATAACATACATTCCATCATTATTCGTTGAATTAGATGACGAGAAAAAAGAAAAATTATTAAACTTCGCTAACGATCTTCAAGAAGATGATGATGTTCAAGATGTTTACCACAATATAGAAATTTAA
- the nadE gene encoding NAD(+) synthase, protein MNRTLTEYNGRERNFNKEVALEYIDTIVNFLREKVKESNCKGLIVGISGGIDSALVYALAKKAFPNNALGVIMPIDGMEHDLGHISELEESMNAKFITVNLKQTFDSILKTVDIEDKMSISNIKPRLRMTSLYAIAQSKRYLVCGTDNKDEYFIGYFTKYGDGGVDLLPIVHLTKSEVKYLSKLLNVPEVIINKKPSAGLWEGQSDEDELSFSYDDLDFYLDHINNNVIINKYLDKNVIEKIERMHKNSEHKRQSAYKPLDINKK, encoded by the coding sequence ATGAATAGAACATTAACTGAATATAATGGAAGAGAAAGAAATTTCAATAAAGAAGTAGCATTAGAATACATAGATACTATAGTAAATTTTCTAAGAGAAAAAGTTAAAGAATCTAATTGCAAAGGTTTAATTGTTGGTATAAGTGGAGGTATTGATTCAGCTTTGGTTTACGCTTTAGCAAAGAAAGCTTTTCCCAACAATGCTCTTGGTGTTATTATGCCAATTGATGGAATGGAGCATGATTTAGGTCATATTAGTGAACTTGAAGAATCGATGAATGCTAAGTTTATTACAGTAAATCTTAAGCAAACTTTTGATTCCATTCTTAAAACTGTAGATATTGAAGATAAAATGTCGATTTCAAATATTAAACCAAGATTAAGGATGACAAGTTTATATGCGATTGCTCAATCTAAAAGATATTTGGTTTGTGGAACTGACAACAAGGATGAATATTTCATTGGATATTTTACAAAGTATGGTGATGGAGGAGTGGATTTATTACCAATAGTTCATTTAACTAAATCAGAAGTAAAATATCTATCGAAATTGTTAAATGTACCAGAAGTTATCATCAACAAAAAACCTTCAGCAGGATTATGGGAAGGTCAGTCTGATGAAGACGAATTAAGTTTTAGCTATGATGATTTAGATTTTTACTTAGATCATATTAATAATAATGTTATAATAAACAAATATTTAGATAAAAATGTTATTGAAAAAATAGAAAGAATGCACAAAAACAGCGAACATAAACGTCAAAGTGCATATAAACCATTAGATATCAATAAAAAATAA